In the Primulina eburnea isolate SZY01 unplaced genomic scaffold, ASM2296580v1 ctg739_ERROPOS11973397, whole genome shotgun sequence genome, one interval contains:
- the LOC140821785 gene encoding large ribosomal subunit protein eL31, whose product MVEKGSKARKEEVVEREYTINLHKRLHGCTFKKKAPTAIKEIRKFAQKAMGTTDVRVDVKLNKHIWSRGIRSVPRRIRVRIARKRNDDEDAKEELYSLVTVAEIPEGGLKGLGTVVIAEE is encoded by the exons ATGGTGGAGAAGGGCAGTAAGGCCAGAAAAGAGGAGGTCGTCGAAAGAGAGTACACCATTAATCTGCACAAACGTCTCCATGGATG CACCTTTAAGAAGAAGGCTCCTACTGCTATCAAAGAAATAAGAAAGTTTGCCCAGAAGGCCATGGGAACCACTGATGTCAGAGTTGATGTGAAGTTGAACAAACACATTTGGAGTCGTGGAATACGTAGTGTGCCTAGGAGAATCCGTGTCCGCATTGCACGGAAGAGAAATGATGATGAAGATGCTAAAGAGGAGCTTTACTCGTTGGTGACTGTTGCTGAAATTCCTGAAGGGGGGTTGAAGGGTTTGGGCACCGTTGTCATTGCAGAGGAATGA